In the genome of Bosea sp. BIWAKO-01, the window CGAGAACAGGATCGAGGAAGCGCGTCTCGTCCTCGCCCTTGCCGTTCAGGCGGGCGCGGCGCGCGAGACCAGCGCGCGACAATTCCAGAACCTGTTGCGCAATCTCACGCGCGCTGCGGCCGGCGACTGTGGCAGAGAGCCCCGCCGCAGGCACTGCGTCGCGCAGGCCCTGACGCTCCTCGGTGCTCCAGCTCTTGACCAGGTCCCAGGCGGCGTCGAGCGCGACCTGATCATAGAGCAATCCGACCCAGAAGGCGGGCAACGCGTTCAGCAAGGCGGGCGGCCCGGCATCGGCGCCCCGCATTTCCAGAAAGCGCTTCAGCCGAACCTCGGGGAACAAGGTCGACAGGTGGTTGGCCCAATCGGACATGGTCGCCTGCTCGCCCGGAAGCTGCGGCAAGCGGCCGGCGAGCAGATCGCGGAAGGAGGCGCCGGTCACGTCGTGATAGACCGGCCCGCGCTTGACGAAATACATCGGCACATCGAGCGCCCAGTCGACATAACCCTCGTAGGACATGCCCTCATCGAACACGAAGGGCAGCATGCCCGAACGGGCATTGTCTGTATCGAGCCAGATTTCGGAACGCACCGACTGGAAGCCGTTGAGCTTGCCCTCGGTGAAGGGCGAAGAAGCGAAGAGCGCAGTTGCAATCGGCTGCAGGGCAATCGAGACCCTGAGCTTCTTCACCATGTCCGCCTCGTCGGCGAAATCGAGGTTCACCTGCACGGTGCAGGTCCGGAACATCATGTCGAGGCCGCGCGTGCCGACCTTCGGCATGTAGTTGGCCATGATCCGGTAGCGGCCCTTCGGCATGACCGGGGTCTGCTCCCGCGTCCAGAGCGGCGAATGGCCCAGCGCCAGGAAGCCGATATCGTGAGGCTCGGCGACCGCCTTCACATCGGCGAGATGCGCGGCGAGCTCCGCCGCCGTTTCGTGCAGCGTTTCGACCGGCGCGCCGGAGAGTTCGAACTGGCCACCGGGTTCAAGCGAGATTGCGCCGCCACCTTCGGGACCGGCCAAGCCGATGATATGGCCGTCATCAATGATCGGCTCCCAGCCGAGCCGCTGCTGCATGCCTTCAAGCAGGTGCCGGATACCGCCCGCGGCCCCGCGCCCCTCGTACGGCACCGCGCCGATATCCGCGCGGTAGAACGGGAACTTCTCGTGCTCGGTGCCGATCCGGAAGGCGGAGCGAGGCTTCTCGCCTGCCGCAATCCAGCCGATCAGCTCGGACTTCGACGCGATCGGGGTGGAATCGGACACATCGCGAGCCATGGGCGCTCCGGCAGGACGAAGGGATGGCCGACATCTCGCACGCACCGGACGGCACGGGCGAGGCAGGCCCAGGAAGCGTCAGACATATGCGACCGCCGAACGGAGGACAACGACCTCCGTCCCGCGTTCGTGGAAGGAGATTGCTTGCGCAAATGCACAACGCACATGCCGGCATCCCGAAACCGCTTGCG includes:
- a CDS encoding glutamate--cysteine ligase; amino-acid sequence: MARDVSDSTPIASKSELIGWIAAGEKPRSAFRIGTEHEKFPFYRADIGAVPYEGRGAAGGIRHLLEGMQQRLGWEPIIDDGHIIGLAGPEGGGAISLEPGGQFELSGAPVETLHETAAELAAHLADVKAVAEPHDIGFLALGHSPLWTREQTPVMPKGRYRIMANYMPKVGTRGLDMMFRTCTVQVNLDFADEADMVKKLRVSIALQPIATALFASSPFTEGKLNGFQSVRSEIWLDTDNARSGMLPFVFDEGMSYEGYVDWALDVPMYFVKRGPVYHDVTGASFRDLLAGRLPQLPGEQATMSDWANHLSTLFPEVRLKRFLEMRGADAGPPALLNALPAFWVGLLYDQVALDAAWDLVKSWSTEERQGLRDAVPAAGLSATVAGRSAREIAQQVLELSRAGLARRARLNGKGEDETRFLDPVLAIAEGGRSLAQDLADRYRGEWNARVEPVFKDLLI